The following is a genomic window from Alkaliphilus sp. B6464.
AAACTCCTAACAAAGATACAATAGGTGCTAACATTACTCCAATAGCACCAGCAGTAACTGGAACATTAAGAAGGATTTCTCCATCTCTTTTTAACATAACACGAGATACATTCCCTTTTTTAATTAGATACTTTAGCTTTTCTATTACTTCGTTTCCTGCTAAAGACATAGTATTCATCCATGTTTTACCGTTTTTTTCTTCAATAGCTATTATAGATTCTACAACATCTCCATTATTTTGTTCTAAAGCTTCTTTTGCTTCTTTATAAGACACACCTGTTCTCTCTCTAACTATATCAACTTTCTCTAGATTAATATCCATAATCTCTCTCCTTCCTAATTATAATTTTTCTGCTAATTCTAAGCTCTTAAAATCGTATTTACTAACATGTGTCAATATATATTGCTTTAGTATTTTTTTTAATTCATCATTTAAATAGCTACTAATTTTTAATCTTTGTATTTCAACCATATCTCTTGTTAGTAAATATGTTGCTAGTTTAATAGTTGTACTTCCAATTTTCATTGCATAAGGATCGATACTTAAACATAAAGGACATATTATACCTCCTTCTGTAGAACTAAATTTCCAAGAAGAAGCTTCTTTGCGGTTGCAATGGACACAACCTGATAATTGTGGTTTATATCCGCTATAATTCATAAGCTTTATTTCAAAAGCACGAACTATAGTATTAACTTCCACATCATCTTTTTTTAATAAATATAATGTCTTTCCAAAAAGATTGAAAAGTCTATTATTTGTTTGTCCCTCTGTTATTACAGTCTCTACCAATTCCACTAAATAGGCAGCATAGGATAGTTTTTTTAAGTCTTCCCTTAAGGGATAAAATATCTCTTTTGCATCACATTGACTAACTGTATATAAGTTTCTACCCTTGTATAGCACAAATTCACTATAGCAGAAGGGCTGAATTCCGGCTAGCAAATTACTTTTTGGTCTACGAGCCCCTTTAGCAATAGCATTAATTTTCCCTGCTTTTCTAGTGAAAATTGTTAGTATACTATCAGTCTCTCCATATTTCTTGTTTTTTAATATAAAACCTTCAGTGGTAATTAACATTTTAAATTTTCTATTCTACCTTTCTATAGGAATGGTCTTAAACTTTCTGAAGAGTTGTAATCCATTCACCATATAATGTAAACAATTACTATATTATTGTAATCTCTTTCATCTCTAATGGTGCTTTTTTATTAACTGTATTATTATTGCTTTTATTGCTACAATGTTTATTATAATCCTTTGTATATAAATAAGCATAGATATTACCAGTTTCTTTAAAGATGTTCCACATAGTTTCATTTAGCATAAGTAGCTCCCCTTTCATTTTATAGTTTGTTATACTATTTTTTGTATTTAGGAGCCTACTATACATTGTAAATTTTGCTATTATTTTTTTGTATAATACTTTAATATATGGAATGACCTAAAATCATTTCTTATTATTTAGATATTTCCTCTATTCTTTAATCGTAGCCAAAGGTTCTTAATGTACTTTCACTATTTCTCCAGTCTTCCTTTACCTTTACCCATAACTCTAAATATACCTTTGACCCTAAAAGTTTTTCTATATCTTCCCTAGCACTTTTACCTATCCCTTTTAATTTTCTACCACCTTTACCTATAATAATACCTTTGTGGGATTTTCTTTCACAATATATTGTAGCATGAATATCAACCATATTTTTATCTTCCCTTTGCTTCATTAAGGTGGTTTCCACAGCTACTCCATGTGGAATTTCCTGATCTGTATAATGCAGAATCTTTTCTCTTATCATCTCTGCTACAATTAGACGCTCTGGCTGGTCTGTAACCATATGTTCTGGAAAATACTTTGGTCCTTCAGGTAAATATGATACTATAAGATTAATTAAGTTGTTTAAATTAGCACCCTCTAGTGCTGATATTCCTATTATATGATTAAATAGATTTGTTTCTTCATATTTATCATATAACTTATTTAAATCTTCTTGATTCATTTTATCGATTTTGTTTATTACTAAAATAATAGGAGTCTCTATACCTTCTAACTGCTCCATAATATATTGATCTCCAGGGCCAATGGAAGTACCCTCATCTACAACAAACAAAACAGCATCTACTTCTCTTAATGTATCTTTTGCTATTCTAACCATATATTGACCTAGCTTATGCTTTGGTTTATGAATTCCTGGAGTATCTAAAAATACAATTTGATGGTCTTCTTGCGTATATACACATTGTATTTTATTTCTCGTAGTTTGGGGTTTATCAGACATAATAGCAATCTTTTCACCAATTATTCTATTCATTAATGTTGATTTTCCTACATTTGGTCTTCCGATAATAGTTACAAATCCAGACTTAAATCCCA
Proteins encoded in this region:
- a CDS encoding DUF4342 domain-containing protein; this encodes MDINLEKVDIVRERTGVSYKEAKEALEQNNGDVVESIIAIEEKNGKTWMNTMSLAGNEVIEKLKYLIKKGNVSRVMLKRDGEILLNVPVTAGAIGVMLAPIVSLLGVSAAIATKTTIEIIKNNGEIVDINEMAGETVSELKNMVRGKKGVDVDMMKKESDIILDKEDQDETLDDLYDGADY
- the recO gene encoding DNA repair protein RecO — encoded protein: MLITTEGFILKNKKYGETDSILTIFTRKAGKINAIAKGARRPKSNLLAGIQPFCYSEFVLYKGRNLYTVSQCDAKEIFYPLREDLKKLSYAAYLVELVETVITEGQTNNRLFNLFGKTLYLLKKDDVEVNTIVRAFEIKLMNYSGYKPQLSGCVHCNRKEASSWKFSSTEGGIICPLCLSIDPYAMKIGSTTIKLATYLLTRDMVEIQRLKISSYLNDELKKILKQYILTHVSKYDFKSLELAEKL
- a CDS encoding YqzL family protein, whose product is MLNETMWNIFKETGNIYAYLYTKDYNKHCSNKSNNNTVNKKAPLEMKEITII
- the era gene encoding GTPase Era; translated protein: MGFKSGFVTIIGRPNVGKSTLMNRIIGEKIAIMSDKPQTTRNKIQCVYTQEDHQIVFLDTPGIHKPKHKLGQYMVRIAKDTLREVDAVLFVVDEGTSIGPGDQYIMEQLEGIETPIILVINKIDKMNQEDLNKLYDKYEETNLFNHIIGISALEGANLNNLINLIVSYLPEGPKYFPEHMVTDQPERLIVAEMIREKILHYTDQEIPHGVAVETTLMKQREDKNMVDIHATIYCERKSHKGIIIGKGGRKLKGIGKSAREDIEKLLGSKVYLELWVKVKEDWRNSESTLRTFGYD